The Changchengzhania lutea genomic sequence ATAAAAAGATTGATGCCTAATACTACGAATATCAAGGCTAAAATTACAATGACGACATAAGGAAGCGTAACATTGTAATAACCTAATTTATCTGCTAACGAATCTCTTAGCTTTTTAACAAAGGCAATGAGGGTATTTATCATAATTTGAAAATTGCTAAATATCTAAAGTTTTAAATATAATAGCATTTTATAAATTTTTGGTGCTCATTTGAAATTACCTTTAATAAGAATAAAAACCGTGCTTAACTATAAATCTTATTTATTAAATAAAAATCGGCAATTACCAATGCTGCCATGGCTTCTACAATGGGTACGGCACGAGGTACCACACAAGGGTCATGACGCCCTTTGCCATGCATTTGAACCACTTTTCCTTCTTTATCGATAGTTTCATATTCTTGAATAAGCGTGGCAACGGGTTTAAAAGCCACGTTAAAATAGATGTCCATACCATTGCTTATACCGCCTTGAATCCCACCAGAAAAATTAGTTTTGGTGGTGCCGTCTGTATTAAAGGAATCGTTGTGATCACTGCCGTACATCGTACTTCCATGGAATCCGCTACCATATTCAAAACCTTTAACGGCGTTAATGGAAAGCATAGCCTTACCTAGTTCGGCATGTAGTTTATCAAAAACAGGCTCTCCTAAACCAACAGGCACATTTTTAATCACGCAGCTTACAATACCACCAACGGTGTCGCCTTTACTGCGTACTTCTTTTATGTAGGTTTCCATGTTTTTCGCCATGTCTTGGTCTGGACAGCGCACAATATTAGATTCTACTTTTGTGAGATCCAATTCGTTATACGGTTTGTCCAATTTCATGTTGCCAACCCCAGAAACGTAGGCGGTTATTTCGATACCTTTAAGCATTTGTTTAGCTATAGCACCAGCCACCACTCGACAAGCGGTTTCCCGTGCTGAACTGCGACCACCACCACGATAGTCCCTTACGCCGTATTTTTTATCATAGGTATAATCGGCATGACTTGGACGGTAACTATCTTTTATATGCGAATAATCGTGAGAT encodes the following:
- the aroC gene encoding chorismate synthase, which codes for MAGNSFGKLFNLTTYGESHGPALGGVIDGCPSGIKLDLDDIQNELGRRKPGQSSIVTQRKEPDTVKFHSGIFEGITTGTPIGFVIENTNQKSHDYSHIKDSYRPSHADYTYDKKYGVRDYRGGGRSSARETACRVVAGAIAKQMLKGIEITAYVSGVGNMKLDKPYNELDLTKVESNIVRCPDQDMAKNMETYIKEVRSKGDTVGGIVSCVIKNVPVGLGEPVFDKLHAELGKAMLSINAVKGFEYGSGFHGSTMYGSDHNDSFNTDGTTKTNFSGGIQGGISNGMDIYFNVAFKPVATLIQEYETIDKEGKVVQMHGKGRHDPCVVPRAVPIVEAMAALVIADFYLINKIYS